A window of Proteus columbae contains these coding sequences:
- a CDS encoding phosphoadenylyl-sulfate reductase: MSLFQLASLKQLPVEEQTHALSQINQRLEQLNAIERVTWALDNLPKAFVLSSSFGIQAAVCLHLMTRQYPDIPVILTDTGYLFPETYQFIDSLTQQLQLNLKVYRAEISSSWQEARYGKLWLEGIEGIERYNQINKVEPMERALRELQAQTWFAGLRRQQSKSREHLPVLSITKGIFKFLPIVDWDNKKVYQYLKENDLPYHPLWEQGYLSVGDIHTTRKWEEGMSEEETRFFGLKRECGLHE, translated from the coding sequence ATGAGCCTATTTCAGCTTGCTTCGCTAAAACAGTTACCTGTTGAAGAGCAGACACATGCTTTGAGCCAGATTAATCAACGGTTAGAGCAATTAAACGCCATTGAACGGGTTACTTGGGCTTTAGATAATTTACCTAAAGCCTTTGTATTAAGCTCCAGTTTTGGTATTCAAGCCGCGGTTTGTTTGCATTTAATGACAAGACAATACCCTGATATCCCCGTGATTTTGACTGATACGGGCTACTTATTTCCTGAAACCTACCAGTTTATTGATAGTCTAACGCAGCAGTTACAACTTAACTTGAAGGTCTATCGAGCTGAAATATCTTCATCTTGGCAAGAGGCGCGTTACGGCAAACTTTGGTTAGAAGGCATTGAAGGTATTGAGCGTTATAACCAGATAAATAAAGTAGAGCCAATGGAAAGAGCTTTACGTGAATTACAGGCTCAAACGTGGTTTGCAGGTCTTCGTCGTCAGCAATCTAAAAGTCGTGAACATTTGCCTGTGCTTTCAATCACAAAAGGGATTTTTAAGTTTTTACCCATCGTAGATTGGGATAATAAGAAAGTTTATCAATATCTTAAAGAAAACGACTTACCTTACCATCCTTTATGGGAGCAGGGTTATCTCTCAGTGGGAGATATTCATACAACTCGAAAATGGGAAGAGGGTATGAGTGAAGAAGAAACACGATTTTTTGGCTTAAAACGTGAGTGTGGATTACACGAATAA